Below is a genomic region from Rhinolophus sinicus isolate RSC01 linkage group LG11, ASM3656204v1, whole genome shotgun sequence.
atatcatcaaaatatcttcctttcaatatttcctttatctttgggtaaagaaaggagtcatcgggggccagatcaggtgagtagggcaggtgttccaatacagttacttgtttcctggctaaaaactccctcacaggcagtgccatgtgagctggtgtattgtgatgcaagagccatgaattgttggccaaaagttcaagttgtctaactttttcacgcagccttttcagcacttccaaatagtaaacttggttaactgtttgtccagttggtacaaattcataatgaataatccctctggtatcaaaaaaaggttagcaacatcgttgcaacaaattcgcaaacttaattgtcagacctcctattattgactctattccctatgctgtactttacatcctcgtgactgttctgtaactaccaatttgtacttcttaatccctccaccttttCACTGGTGCCACTaactcccctcccacctggcaaccatcactttgttctctatctatgagtctgtttctgttttgtttgttagtttattttgtttagattccacttataaatgagatcatatggtatttgtctttctctgtgtgacttatttctcttagcataataccctctaggtctgcccatgttgtcgcagatggtaagatttcattcttttcatggcctagtaatattccattgtatatatgtaccacatcttctttatgcatctgcctactgatgggcacttaggttgcttccatatcctggctattgtaaataatgcttatCCTCTGTTTCTCTTTAATGAGGAAGGCAAATCTTTCCCAGAggcccccacctgcctccctctgaATATCgcattggccagaactgggtcaTGCACATGTCCTTGGAGCAGCCATTGGCAGAGGGAATTGGATCACTTAGACCAATCATGGTTCATCCCTTAGTGTTGGATGCACAGCTCTTCCACTCTTGTTCAAAACTACCTGGTCAGTTTTGATTGTCATTTGTTCCTTCATCATACTTTCAGCATCTCCATTTACTtctttaaactattaaaaatacttttattttgtgtgtttgatatattttttaaagagtgttttttgtttgtttgtttttaaagattttattggggaaggggaacagtgtgtttttccaggattttattggggaatagtgtatttttcccagaacccatcagctccaagtcaagttgtccttcaatttagttgtggagggcacagctcagctccaagtccagtcgccgttttcagtctagttacaggaggcacagcccagcccaccatcccatgtgggagtcaaaccagcaaccttgttgctcagagctcgtgctctaaccaactgagccatccagccgcccagaTATTTTCAATATATGAAGCCTTTGTGGGTCTGAGTATGCAGCTTGTGGTTTCTGCTGCCCCTAAGTATGGTCGCCTGTTTCCTCATGCCtcatggcgtgtgtgtgtgtgtgtgtgtgtgtgtgtgtgtgtgtgtttcttgttgTTAACTTCTGTGCTTTGAGAATACGTATCTGTGAGAAATCTTAGAGGACTTGGTTTGAAGTACGTTCCTCCAAAGAGGATTTGCCCTGGTGTCAGGTGACACTGTATACATGGGACCACTTAAAATGTTCAGCTTGGGTTTTTCTGTCCAGATAGCTAGTATGAATTTTTGCTCGAGAATCAAGTCTTCGAGAGTACAAACTCGTGATTTGGAGTTCTCCAGagagaatttttcagtttttctctgctGTCCTCCGAGCTAAGGTCTCCCACTGACTCTCTCCCCAAGTCACATTTTCCCCTAATTTACCCACAGAGGAGGGGCCCAGCTCTATGTGATGTGGTGATGGCCTCAGATACTGTTCTTGCTTGGAGCCCAAGGAGTGGTCTTCTGTTCCCCTCTGCCACCACCCCTTAGGGCCTTTAAAATCAATCTCTGTGCTGCCCAGGGTCAGCACCAGGGTACACACCACATCAGTGCCAACCACTGTACCAGTCAGGGTCCTGCCAGGAGACTGAAACCACACCAGAGAATTTAACAGAAAGAATTAGTAACTGGATATTGAACTGAAGAGGCAAGAAGACTAAGGTCTGATGAAGAACTGAGTGCAGGGGGCAGCTGCCGCctctggggttgggggagcaACAGGAAAAGGTTGCAATGACTGAAACGCAGATGTTTAGAAACTTGGAGATGGGGTTCCCATAGAGCTGAAAATCAGACCCTGAGGAGGGGCGCTCATCAGCTGATGCTGGTGTCCCTGAGCGAGGCTGGATGAGGCCGGTTCTGCAAGTATTAGGAAGCTGCAGCCTGGACAGATTGGCTGCCACAGTGAAGCACTGCTGCAGAAGCGGAAGCAGAGGCGAGCCCGGGGTGATGCTCACTAGCCCTGCAAAAAGGAGCAGATCCCGCCTTCCTCCTCCAGCCTTGCAGCCTCTCTCTAGCCCCCCCTGTTGGCAGCCGATCAGGAGCAGCTGGAGAAACAGAAATGTTGGGCCTGGCCCAGCATCCCAGAGCTGAGCGTAGAAGAGTGGGTTTGAGCTAAGAGAATCACTTAATAATTGGCATAACCCCCCATCTCTGTGGACTCTGCTCTCTCATTTCTGGCCTCTGATAATTCCCCTTGCTTTGCTTCTGACTCAGCCGTGTGTTTCCAAAAGGTGTTTGAATATTGTGAGTCTTCTCTGCGGGAGGGTTCCTTAGGCCATGTAACTGTCCATATGAGCAGATGTGGAAGAATTTAGAGAAGGATCATTGAGATCTGGAAGTAGAAGGATCCCTCTGGGGTCTGGCAGGGAGGGATTGACCAGAGGCCCAGAAATAAGAGAAGAGTCTAGAGAGCTCAAGGCAGGTCGCAGCGTGAGCTGGATCTGGTTACTCCCTCAACCTCTCCTCGGGCCACCTGCCCTCTTCCCAGCCCCTAGGATGCGTCATTTAAAGCAGCCAGCCTGGTTCTCATTCACTGTCCCTTCCCTCAGGTCCTTCTGGTCACCTCGTCCTTCATGTCCCCTTCTGAGAGCCGCAGTGGCTCAAACCCCAACCGCGTTCGCATTTTCGGGCCTGACAAGTTGGTCCGGGGAGCAGCCGAGAAGCGCTGGGACCGCATCAAAATTGTTTGCAGCCAGCCCTACAGCAAGGTACCTAAGGGGGGAGCTGGGGCTGCAGAGTCCTTGGTCCTGGCCGAAGAGAGAGCTCAGGGGCCGATATTGAGTCGCAGAGTGCTGGGAGGGCAGGACGGCTGGGACCATGGGAGGCTGGTTTCCTGCCTTCTCTGAAATGGGTTTGAGAGCCTCCCCTTACGTGAGGCTTTGTTTCCTGGAGGGAGCCCAGGCCAGGTGAACTGCAGGACCTCCGGGGAGTTGGCGGAGGGGCAACTGACTTGTTAGGGGGCTGGGCTAGGAGCGTGGGCCTAGGAGTTAACATCAAGAGTGGAGTCAGATGCTGGGTTCAAAACCTGGCTACACcatttcttagctgtgtgaccttgggcaagtgacttcacctttCCGGCCTCAGCGTCTTGACCCTTACAGGGTTGCCGTGAGCTAGGATGCTAAGCTGTGGTAACAAGGCCCAAATGGAAATGACACCACGCAGTGTAGGTATCCTTACCCATGGAACTGTCCTGGGGGGATGTTTGGATGGTCACCCAGGGACCGGACTCCTCTCTTCCTGTGGCTCTATCTCCCCAGCTGGCAGAAGGGGAAAGAGCTAATGCACGTAAAGGGCTTAGGTAGAGCCGTGCTGACCCAGAGTTACGGCGCCGTGCAGCTTGATGTTATATTGTCAACATTATCATCTGGGCACCTCCCTAGATGAGGAAAAGAGCCAGAGAGCGGTTTCCCTAAGTGAAAGGGGCTTGGGGCCAGGCCTTGGTCCTTGGCCAGACTCCCTGACTcccaccctcctttcccaggactcCCCCTATGGCCTGAGTTTTGTACGGTTTCACAGCCCCCCAGACAAAGATGAGGCAGAGGCCTCACCCCAGGTAAGCTCTGCCCACCACTCCCAAGagccctctccctgcctcttcacccccaccctccaACAGCCCACCCACTGCACTGACCTTGTGGGACCTTAGAAGGTGACCAAGCTCGGCCAGTTCCGCGTGAAGGAGGAGGATGAAGGTGCCAGCTCCCTGAGACCAGGGGCCCTCTTCTTCAGCCGGATCAATAAGATATCTACTGGTAAGTATGGAAAACTTGAGTCCTGAGTGAGTACCGGGTTGGCACCTACACTCCTGGatctgagggaggagggactgGAGGCTGGACCCCTGGGTCTGGGAGAAGAGGGGCCTGGGGGCCTGGACCCCTGGGTTTGAGGGAGGAGttggctgggggcctggactcctgggtctgagggaggcggggctgggggctgggctccTGGATCACTGCTGGGTTTTGGGAACAACACTCTTTGTCCCATGGATAGGAGCTGAAGGGTCTGAGGGCCCAGCCCTCTCATCCTGGATCCACTTCTTCCCTCTGTAGCCACAGCGAGTGACCCGGCAGGACCCAGCTATGCAGCTGCTACACTGCAGGCGTCTAGTGCCACCTCCTCAGCCTCTCCGGCCTCCAGGGCCGTAGGCAGCACCTCCAAGGTGAGATCATTAGGCCCTGGTGgggtggagaaggaggagagaatcTAGAGGCCTCAACTCATCTCACCCCCTCAGCCTCATGAGTCCCCCAAAGGGAAGAGGAAGTTGGATTTGAaccaagaagaaaggaagacCCCCAGCAAACAGTCATCTCAGCCCTCACCATCTGCTCTTAAGAAACCCAAATGTGAGCAAACTGGATTTCTTGTTCCCATAGGAGCCTGTGCTCCTGTGTCCTAGGGGCGGGCTCGGAATCAGAGGGCAGAGGGGGTGGGGTTTAATCCCAGTCGCGCTAACTGAATCTACTCTTTGGCTCCCCAGTGTCAGCACCCACCCGTACCCCAGCCACCGCCTCAGTCGTTGCCCCAGCACGCGGGGCAGTGCCAGGGAAGCCCCGAGGAGAAGGCACCGAGCCCAGGGGACCCCGAGCTGGCCCGCAGGAGCTGGGAAAGATCCTTGAgggtgtggtggtggtgctgAGTGGCTTCCAGAATCCTTTCCGCTCAGAGCTCCGAGACAAGGCCCTAGAGCTGGGGGCCAAGTATCGGCCGGACTGGACTCCAGACAGCACCCACCTCATGTAGGCCtgtgccctcctcctccccaccttcctgCTGCTTCTCCTCCGTCTCCCTGTCCTCTCcatcttgctttctttctctctccctgtttgcctcctcctccactctctctgtctcttcagCTCCCCGTATGTACCCTCTGCCTGTTTCCTCTCTGATTCTTACATATTTCCctcagtctctgtgtctttttctgtttctcccatatctgtctttctctctctccttctccctctctctgtcccccttatttccttcttctccttcgcGCCTCAGATCACACCTGACTGACACCCTCCATTCTGCTCCCATCAGCTGTGCGTTTGCCAACACCCCCAAGTACAGCCAGGTCCTAGGACTTGGAGGCCGCATTGTGCGTAAGGAGTGGGTGCTGGACTGTCACCGCATGCGTCGGCGCCTGCCGTCCCGGAGGTGAGGCCTCATGGCATGTGTGTgacatacacatgtgcacacacctACCCCTCATCCCTGTTGGGCAGTGCTAGGGCTCTGGGGCTTGCCAGTGGGGAACACAGGCGGCCGAGCCCAGAGTCGGCTGACTTCTGtggaggatggggggagggagggcagggctgggagacaCACAGGAGGGAAGGACGACTTGCCTGGGGGTTCACAGAGGGCTCTATGCAGTGTGCTTcggagaggggaaaaaacattGCAGGCTGGAAAAACAGCATGCAGAGGCTCGGGCTGCAAAACACAGTGTTGGGGCCTTTTTAGATTCATTCTAGAAGACCCAGCTTGGTGTCAGGCAGGACTGTGCAGTGCTGGGCACCCAGATATCAGGTCCTGACTTTGAAGGCCTCTTACTTTGATGAGGAGCCAGATGttacaaaacagtatggaggaagGCCCAAGGGAAGACCCCAAAGAGcgaggtggggtgaggggtgtcTTCAAGGACAAGACGAGGTTTACCAGACTGAACAGAGGCGGAGAGCATGCTGGGTGGAGGAGTCAGTCTGGGGTCAGCCTGGAGAGGTTGCAGGTGGGGCTCAGCTTCCAGTGGGAGGAGGAAGTGGCAGGAAAATGAGCCTGGGCAGCAGGAGCCATGGTAGGCTTTGGAGCTGGAGAAGGGCGGGCTGAGATCTGAGACCTGTGGATTGGAAGGTAGACTTGAGTCGCACTCCTAGGAAGGCAGACAGATCCACCTGAGGATGTTCAGAATCAAGGCTGCACCTGGTGTATTTGAGAGACgttctgtgtttgtgtttgtttggggAGAGGCGAAGGTGGAGGCGGAGGCTGGGAGGTAGGTGCGATCAGCGCAGAAAGGGCTCTTGGAGCCTGGCAGAGGCGCCGGGCTGTCCAGGTCCACAGGCCTCTTCCTTAGGTCGGGAATCCAAACATCTCCGGGCCAACAGTGTTTTCCTAGGTTTAGCACAAACTCACTTGGCTGCATTATTATCCTGAGCTCATGTGAGGCTATTTATGGACTTTATTTATCCCATTGAGTTTGTCatatttattacagaaatatGCATGGTTTTGATTTACAGGCCActctttcctcccacctcccccgcCCCCGGAAGGTGTTATATAACAATCTGTACACCACCATTTGCCtctctaaaatctgaaaaattcaaaattctgaAACCCATCAGGCCCCAAGGGGCTCTCCATGAACAATGGGGAGCCACGGAAGGTTTGAGAGGGGCAGGGGCCGGCTCTGTTGTGGGGAGTAGAGTGTTGAGGGGAGGCTGAAGGCAGGGACCCTGGAGAAGGCTGGGGCCTTGGAGACAGAAGCGGGATGAGTGGGGGATATATATTTAAGGACAGAGGACCAGGGTTTGGATTTTTGTCTGCgtgggaggggaggaagattGCGTGGAAGACAAGGCAACGAGTATTTGCATCAGGGttttgaccaaaaaaataaatttattttaaaataaattatatttttaaaaactcgaTGATGGAAGGGACACTCCAGGGAGATGGCTTTCTCCACAATAATTacaaattgagttttaaaattcttttcattaAAGATTTAAAGAATCTTTAAAGAAGCTTAGTAAACCTACCATGGATTCTTCAATCAACGGCTACACTTTAAATCCTCTGAATTTCCCATGAGCTACTGCTTTACACTGAGTGTGACGGGCCTGAACAGTGTTTCACCAGCTTTGAAATAACCAAATCATGAGCAGAAGGGTCTTATGTGcataccagaaaactaaagccaACACGTTCATTTGCTTCTGCTGCATACATTGCcctgtgatttggggcaaattaATTAATCTCTGTTCCTTTGTTTCCTCCCCTATAAACTGGGGCTAAAAATAGCACCTACCTGAGGATTCAGTGACTCCAtatttgtaaagtgtttagaacagtgctgggcacataggAAATCTCATATAAGTgttagctgttgttattattagaaCTAGGAGAATTCTTGGAGTTTCAGCAGTTTAAGGAACCATGAATATAGATAGTATCaaggtctttaaaaaatgttatttgcttTTGGGAATTTTCCCTTAATTGGTAGGCATTCTCCCAAGGAGAAACTGACTTTGATTCTCAaaggggaaaattatttttgatttttttcctttctgaaatggGGCATTTCTTCCCCGAGAGGGAGGGGCAGCCGGGGAGTGCTCAGGTCTTCTGTGTGGGAGGCTGGGGTGACTGGGTGTCAGTGGGGCCTTCTgcagctgggaggaggggcaggctgaGAGTGGCCATGGTT
It encodes:
- the XRCC1 gene encoding DNA repair protein XRCC1 isoform X3, with the translated sequence MSPSESRSGSNPNRVRIFGPDKLVRGAAEKRWDRIKIVCSQPYSKDSPYGLSFVRFHSPPDKDEAEASPQKVTKLGQFRVKEEDEGASSLRPGALFFSRINKISTATASDPAGPSYAAATLQASSATSSASPASRAVGSTSKPHESPKGKRKLDLNQEERKTPSKQSSQPSPSALKKPKLSAPTRTPATASVVAPARGAVPGKPRGEGTEPRGPRAGPQELGKILEGVVVVLSGFQNPFRSELRDKALELGAKYRPDWTPDSTHLICAFANTPKYSQVLGLGGRIVRKEWVLDCHRMRRRLPSRRYLMAGPGSSSEDEGGPHSGSSGDEAPKLPRKRPQTKTKPPQAAGPSSPQRPPTPEETKPASPGPQEDTDIEGQQSEGQDNGAEDSGDTDDELRRVAEQKEQKQPAGQGENGEDPYAGSTDENTDNEGPPESPNLPVPELPDFFQGKHFFLYGEFPGDERRKLSRYVTAFNGELEDYMSDQVQFVITAQEWDPSFEEALVDNPSLVFVRPRWIYSCNEKQKLLPHQLYGVVPQA